In Nostoc sp. CENA543, a single genomic region encodes these proteins:
- a CDS encoding YbjQ family protein yields the protein MILTTTDVIQGGVIDAYLGIVTAEVVYGSNFLRDFLASIRDVIGGRTGSYERLFEQGQKKAIEELGQRASRLGANAVIGIEIDTGTINVDQSGVLLLITATGTAVKLR from the coding sequence ATGATTTTAACTACCACTGATGTGATTCAAGGCGGAGTAATTGACGCGTACTTAGGTATTGTGACGGCAGAAGTAGTTTATGGCAGTAATTTTCTACGGGATTTTTTAGCTAGTATTCGTGATGTTATTGGTGGACGCACTGGTAGTTACGAACGCCTATTTGAGCAAGGACAAAAAAAAGCTATAGAAGAATTAGGACAACGAGCCTCACGTTTAGGTGCTAACGCTGTTATCGGCATTGAAATTGACACAGGTACGATTAATGTTGATCAATCAGGAGTGTTATTACTGATTACTGCCACAGGCACGGCGGTAAAATTACGCTAA
- a CDS encoding tetratricopeptide repeat protein — MYKRISLIVGILLLGCSAWSMPSVAQAQTLVVQANRAELKPLLEEGKRLVDAGDYNGAIAVYQRAAAIDNRNAKIHSGIGYLYAQQGNFQAALAAYRRAIAIDSNNSDFYYAVGYIKGNMGDTPGAKEAYRRAIQLNRNHINAYIGLGVTQSRMGDFTAANWAFEQAINIDKNYAQTYEFMALMYKQRRQTKQASSVLQKARDLYRRRNDADGVARVEAMLQELGG; from the coding sequence GTGTACAAACGCATATCACTTATAGTGGGAATTTTATTGTTAGGATGTAGTGCTTGGAGTATGCCATCTGTAGCACAGGCGCAAACGTTAGTTGTGCAAGCCAATAGAGCAGAATTAAAGCCTCTTTTAGAGGAAGGCAAGCGGCTGGTGGATGCTGGGGATTACAACGGCGCGATCGCAGTTTATCAACGAGCCGCAGCCATAGATAATCGCAATGCTAAAATCCACTCTGGGATAGGTTATCTCTACGCTCAACAAGGCAATTTTCAAGCAGCATTAGCAGCATACCGTCGTGCGATCGCGATCGACTCCAATAATAGCGATTTTTACTACGCTGTCGGTTACATCAAAGGCAATATGGGTGATACTCCTGGCGCAAAGGAAGCCTACCGCCGCGCCATCCAACTCAACCGCAATCATATCAACGCTTATATAGGATTAGGTGTGACCCAATCCCGCATGGGAGACTTTACAGCCGCTAATTGGGCCTTTGAGCAAGCAATTAATATAGATAAAAACTATGCTCAAACCTATGAATTTATGGCTCTCATGTACAAACAACGCCGACAAACCAAACAAGCCAGCAGTGTATTGCAAAAAGCGCGTGACTTGTATCGGCGACGTAATGATGCTGATGGAGTAGCCAGAGTGGAAGCGATGTTGCAAGAATTAGGCGGTTAA
- the sufR gene encoding iron-sulfur cluster biosynthesis transcriptional regulator SufR, which yields MATTQQSSTKQEILEYLLKHSQATALDLAEILDVSPQAIRRHLKDLEMEELIVYSNTVQAGMGRPQHVYELSRQGRERLHKSASDRHGDFAVSLLDTLAETVGQDQFKTILQKQWERKAQEYRDRVGNGSLEERVANLVELRKAEGFMAEYHPVNSPHPREEQRFIFMEHNCAISNVAESFPSVCGHELEMFAAVLPDCTVERTHWLINGEHRCGYLVQARK from the coding sequence ATGGCGACTACTCAACAGTCCTCAACTAAGCAAGAGATCCTAGAGTATCTCCTCAAGCATTCCCAAGCCACAGCCCTTGACTTGGCGGAAATCTTGGATGTCAGCCCCCAAGCAATTCGTCGTCATCTCAAAGATTTGGAGATGGAGGAGTTGATTGTCTATTCAAATACGGTACAAGCTGGGATGGGGCGACCGCAACACGTTTATGAGTTGAGTCGCCAGGGAAGGGAACGCCTGCATAAATCAGCTAGCGATCGCCACGGGGATTTTGCCGTTTCTCTCCTTGATACGTTAGCGGAAACGGTGGGACAAGACCAATTTAAGACCATCTTACAAAAACAATGGGAACGCAAAGCCCAAGAATATCGCGATCGCGTCGGTAACGGTTCACTCGAAGAACGGGTAGCGAATTTAGTCGAACTGCGAAAAGCTGAAGGTTTCATGGCGGAATATCACCCTGTAAATTCTCCTCATCCTAGAGAAGAGCAACGATTTATTTTCATGGAACACAACTGTGCAATTTCTAATGTGGCGGAATCATTCCCCAGTGTGTGCGGCCATGAACTAGAAATGTTTGCGGCTGTTCTCCCAGACTGTACAGTTGAGCGTACCCACTGGCTAATTAACGGCGAACATCGTTGCGGCTATCTAGTACAAGCCCGTAAATAA
- a CDS encoding ABC transporter ATP-binding protein yields the protein MTAAVLLENVYKFYNQVPVVNDLSFTIKPGEIFALLGPNGAGKSTTIRMLTTLTKPSQGRVEVAGYDVVRQPMQAKQNIGVVLQSISVDGQLTVWENLELYARLRHIANPQRQRLINQWLEYVELANRRDSLVKTLSGGMKRRLQIARALLHQPQILFLDEPTVGLDPQTRRRLWEMIRDLNKQGMTILLTTHYMDEVEFLCDAFGSTKPGRIGIMDGGKLISLGTLQQLRSVHGEGLVMKQLDVSASGADSARRWEYLFFPSLAEANSYLNQQTDKTGMMVRPSNLEDIFVELTGRELE from the coding sequence ATGACTGCTGCTGTTCTGTTAGAAAACGTCTACAAATTTTACAATCAAGTTCCTGTCGTTAATGATTTATCCTTCACCATCAAACCTGGGGAAATCTTTGCACTCCTCGGCCCCAACGGTGCCGGAAAATCAACCACAATTAGGATGTTGACGACATTAACAAAACCGTCCCAAGGCCGGGTAGAGGTGGCTGGGTATGATGTGGTACGCCAACCCATGCAAGCTAAACAAAATATTGGTGTAGTGTTACAGTCAATCAGTGTGGATGGACAGTTAACTGTCTGGGAAAATCTGGAATTGTACGCTAGATTACGCCATATTGCTAATCCCCAAAGACAGCGATTAATTAATCAATGGTTGGAGTATGTAGAACTAGCAAATAGACGGGATAGCTTGGTAAAAACCCTGTCTGGAGGAATGAAACGGCGGTTACAGATAGCGAGAGCTTTGTTACATCAACCACAAATTTTATTTTTAGATGAACCCACAGTGGGACTCGACCCCCAGACTAGGCGGCGACTGTGGGAGATGATTCGAGACTTGAATAAGCAAGGGATGACGATATTACTGACAACTCATTATATGGATGAGGTCGAGTTTCTCTGTGATGCTTTTGGTTCTACTAAACCTGGACGCATCGGCATTATGGATGGCGGTAAACTGATTTCTTTAGGCACTTTACAACAGTTGCGTTCGGTTCACGGTGAAGGTTTGGTGATGAAGCAATTGGATGTTAGCGCATCTGGAGCAGATAGTGCGCGGCGTTGGGAATATTTATTTTTCCCTTCTCTTGCAGAAGCCAATAGTTATTTAAATCAACAGACAGATAAAACGGGAATGATGGTACGTCCTTCTAATTTAGAAGATATTTTTGTTGAACTCACAGGACGAGAATTAGAGTGA